The region agtgaggatagagacttggatcctcgctttgggaattttgaggaagaaataggacccattgaggaccttgaagaagtccgactcgatgaagaaaattcgaccagggttgtgaaagtcgatagaaacttagagaaaataacaaaacaagcactAGTGGAGTTTTTAagaaggaaccaggaagtctttgcctggtcgcacaaagacatggtcggaatagaccctgcagtcatcagccatgtcttgaacatcgacaaaagttttccaccggtgcaataaaaaagaaggctgctcgacaaagatagatcaaaggctttaaaagaagaagtcgaaaagctgaaggagaatgggttcatcagggtggcgttttatccatcgtgggtctctaatcctgtgctAGTTTCCAAgtcgaatggcaaatggcgaacatgcaaggatttcacagacctcaataaagcctgccctaaggaatgtttcccactccctaggatcgaccaactagtcgatgTCACTGCAGGGAATGAGATTCTCTCTTTTATGGATACATACTCTGGATAtgatcagattagtatgcatccccctgatgaggatcacactagctttcagactgatacagggctttactgttacaaagtaatgccctttggtttgaaaaatgatggtgcaacttaccagcgactagtcaaccacatgtccAAAGAGCTGATCgggacaaacatggaggtctatgtcggcgatatgctggtaaagtcaaagaaggaagaagggcatatagaggatttgcaggagtgcttcaacgtcttgaacaaatatcagatgaagcttaatccccttaaatgctccttcggagtaggatcaggaaagttcttaggatttatagttaactcgagaggaattgaagccaatcatGAGAAAATCagagccctgatcgatatgatatcgccagcaaagattaaggatgttcaataTTTAACcagaagaattgccgctcttagttgatttatttcaaaataaacaaacaagtgcgtcccattttttaatctacttagaggcaacaagaaatttgaatggacgaaggagtgtgagcaggcttttcaagcattgaagactcacatggcgcaaccacccatcctgtcaaagccagtcgataaggaaactttcttcatctacctggcgatcacggaatatgctgctagtgtcgttttagtaagggaggaagaaggcgtgcagaaggctgtttaCTATGTAAGAAAAAAGCTAATTTGAGCCgaacagcggtacccgcccattgagaagctagcctattgcttaattttggcctcaaggaaactgtggccttactttcaagcacacccaatcaccgttttgaccgaccagcctctacgacaagttctgcaaaaaccagaggctgcgggtagattgttaaaatgggcagtcgaacttgggcagttcgatatctcttactttccACGAGTAGTGATAatagggcaagccctggctgacttcattttAGACTTCACCGAACTTACAGATGGCGAGCAGAACGAAGAGCCGGAAAAGCCTGAGTCATAACACCagcctccctcatggaagttatttacaaatagctcttccaatgagcatcatGCAGGGGCAGGGGTGATTCTGATTGCGCCTGAAGGGCATTGTTTTCACcgtgcaatcaggtttgacttcactgcttccaataatgaggttgagtatgaagcattactcgctgggttACAATTAGCCAGGGATATAAATATAAAGGTGCtcgacatctatagtgattcgtagctggtggtaaatcaagtcatgggagagtaccaggcacgaggtttaaagatggtttcctacttaaacaaaacaaaagatctattggctcagttcgacaaatacaccctttagcaagtacctcgcgaccagaattccaatgctgatgctttggccaaattaacaagcgcaaaggatgctgatactctgagtATAGTACAGTAGAACAGCTATCTGTGTCAAGCATCCAAGTAGAGGAGACCACTTTGGTGATCCAGATGGCaaatacgtggatggcaccatacgtagagtatctgacgcaaggcgtgttgcCGACGGACAGAAACAGAGCTAGGACCCTTtagcgacaggctgctaggtatgtcctggtagatggagtcttgtaccggaggggatactcaatgccactcctcagatgtgtttcaaaagagaaggccaaataattgatgaaagaggtacatgaaggcttttgtggggaccacgctggggggcaaagcttgtaaaaaaagatcctgaggcaaggatacttctggcccacgatgaatgaagattcgatggagtttgtacggagGTGCAACatgtgccagaggttctccaaaatcccacgagcagcccctaatgtgcttaaacagatgcaaagtccgtggtcgTTTATAGTTTGGGGTATAGATCTAagcggatctttgcccacaggaaaggcggcatcaagtatgctgtggttgtcgtcgattacttcactaaatgggctgagGCCCAGCCGCTCGCAATCATAACGACCAAGAAGTTGCTGGATTTCAtgatcaaaaacatcgtttgtcgctatggattgccaaggaaaattgtctcgaaTAACGACacctagtttgatagtgatttattcacggacttttgTGAATGACATGGTATTATCatgagcttttcttcagtcgctcatccccaagaaaatggaaaagtcaaagcagtcaacaaaacgctaaaggatactctgaagaaaaaactggaagaagctaagggggcatggccagagcaattgcctgaagtgtagagtaatggggatcaccaactttaacaaggttcaaaacatttgtccaaaagcttatttccccctattctctaagcactaagggatttctctaggaaatagctctctggaattatcaagcctctatggtgtatttttcagccaagtgctttgtggatggaaaatggtgtgtcttacaagtgagcattaggctcctatttatagagtttgagatacccctttgaatttcaaattccaccaaccaccatggctattaccaatgtttaattgcatgtttatggaattaaaatggagatttgggagttatttgggatgttagaaccgttcaatttggaaaaaactgaaaaaccatataggctatcagcctcactggccgcgaccatgacttttcagtggccgcgaccactcgCTTCTGTTCCCCAGGCTGCGGCCACTGAAAATCAGTGGCCGTAGCCACAGACCAtattcagcacaaaaaagtcatttttccaaaacattccaaaaagtcccaaatcctttcccacatgattttgtaacctctaaacacctattgggagttaaaaacatgtctccaacagcaatatttcatcatggctttgtgaaatccaatctcaaaagTGTAACAtgtaatatacacattattgggtaatatttgggagttacaaattcgtaactgattttgtaactttaAAATATGTatcatttgggcacacacatgtgtctaattttttaactctcaataatatgttacaaggtgtgacaaatcacatttgtgtgacaaatcacattttgtcacattatttaatctaacattatattatatgaaataatataacattcccccactagattaaataatcatttttttgtaacacttatttaatcaatcaaaccttatattaaaatataatattcccccacttgattaaataatcactctctatagaaacctttgcattggtgcataaagtaaaatgtatttcgacttgaattttaccttagtgtaattaccacaaagtttgttgaaattttggttgctgaagcattgaaccactatcccttgataacaaaccagtgataacacacacacctttgccatgttcagttgagacctcaatgtcttgcttttgcaccgttaatggccatgtgcacattccattcatagacttttcttgagaatgactcccaattctcacgaggggcggcaccacccctaggtctatataggtagaactcttacagtaatttttattttttttgatcaagaaggaaATATCTTCATTGAAACAAAACAGACAAATACAACCCAGGCCAAAGCCTAAAAACCAGAACCAACTAATAGACAAGACCCACCCTCACATTACATACAATTGGAGCTTCTCCAAGAAGAGCTTAAAAAGAGGGGTTTCTGTCCTAGTATGAACCATATACAATCTATACTTCACTAGAGTAATAATTTCTTTGGCTATACAATAAGCAGTCAATGAAAAACCATTATGCAAGCACCTATTCCTATTTCTCCAAATAGTATAAACCACAGCAGCTAGAATCATGTTCAAAGTGAGACTAAAACTATTACTAAACCCAGCATGTAAATTGACTGTCCAAGTCGAGTACAAAGGGGACCAAGCAGGGAAACCAATCCATGTGAAGATGAACTCCAGCACCTTTAAGGACAAGCAACAGTCGAAAAACAGATGCTGGTGGCTCTCCAGGTGATCATCACAAACCGGACACAGTAAGCTAGATAAGTGCATATTAACTTTGGCAAGATTATCTCTGGTTAACCGATAAGAATTGAGCACCATCCAAAGCATAAATCGATGCTTAGGAAGAATAGATCGATTCCAAATAGTTTTTTTGTACTCTGCTATTTTCTGGTTTAAGCCACTGATATAAAGTAAGGATAgtttaaacttcccaaaaaaaCCAGCTGCCAACACCTCAGCTTTACTAAACTTATTTCTGAGATGGCATAGTTTCCGCCAATACCAACTAGTGTTTACCTTCAACCCATAGCTCCAAAAATCAGCCCCCTTCAAATAGACGTGTTGCACCCATTTGACCCATAAAGTAACCTGCTTATTCGTGACTGCCCAGATATACTTAGCCAACAAAGCTCTATTCCAACTAGACCCTTCTCTAAGACCGAGGCCTCCAAAAGCCTTAGGACGACACACCTGCTGCCAAGAAGCAAAATGAAGCTTACTGCGAGTCCCCGAAGCCCCCCAAAGGAACTGTCTACACAGTTTATCGACCTCCTTGATAATGCTCTGAGGAAGAATGAACACATTCATCCAAAAATTACACAAACCAAATAGAACAGATTGGATGAGAAGCAGCCTACCAGCATAAGAAAGGTGCTTACTAGACCAAGAGAAGAGTTTAGTTCTTATTTTTTGAATAATGATCTCACAGTTCGAATGCTTCCACTTCGTAGGCCTAAGAGGGACCCCTAGGTAATGCAGAGGAAAGGATCCTTCAGTAAGAGTAAACAGCTGACAAATCCCTTTTTTATCCTCTAAAGGAACTCCTCCAAAGTATATCATAGACTTCAAAAAGTTTAATTGAAGCCCTGAAGCCTAACCAAAAACCCCAAGAGCACACTTAAGAACATTAACAGCCCCAATATTGCCTTTGCAAAACAAAATAATGTCATCGGCAAAAcacaaattaatcaaattaatgcTCTTACACATCGGATGAAATCGGAAAAGAGGGGATCTGGAAGCCCACTGAATGCTTCTAGTCAAGTATTCCATAATGATCACAAATAGGAGCGGAGACATAGGATCCCCTTGACGTAATCCTCTTTTCCCCTTGAAACTGCCCTGAACCCGGCCATTTAATAGCAAGAAGTAGTTGGTATTTCGGACACACTTCATCACCCAACCTATAAACTTCATAGGAAAACAAACCGCCTTCAAAAGATTTTCCAAAAATAACCAATCAACGGTGTCGTACGCCTTGCTTATGTCTATCTTTATAGCACAACGGGGAGAAGTATTCGCTCTACCATAATTCTTAATAAGATCTTGAAGAATCATGATACTATGAGCAATGGTCCTACCACGAACAAAAGCTCCTTTGTTAGACTGAATAAGGGAAGGGAGCACCAAGGCCAACCGAGAACTAAGCAATTTGGCCATGACCTTATATATAGTCGAACAACAAGCAATGAACCTGAAGTCAGACGCCTTAGCCGGATTAGAAACCTTAGGAATCAGAGAGATAGTCGTTTCATGAAGTTCCTTAGGTAACTTTCTTGTAGTAAATCCATGATTGACAGCTGAGCATATGTCTTGACCAATTTCCTTCCAAAACAGCTTGAAAAAACCTGATCCAAAACCATCAGGTCCAGGAGTTTTGGTGCTAGGAATACTGAAAAAAGCCTTTTTTATTTCCTTGTTAGAGAAAGGAGACAAAAGAGACAGCTGTTGATCAATAGACAATTTTGGACCCAAATCAACACAGTACAGATCCACTACACCAGAGGCCGATCTGGAGAAGGCTAAGTGATTCTTAAAGTGCTCTACAAAATGGTCAACTACCAACCGAAAATCATCAATGAGAACACCATTATCATTTATGTAAGAAATGATAGTATTTTCAGTCTTGCACTTCTTAAGGTAAGCATGGAAAAACGAAGAGTTCATATCCCCCTGCCTTATCCAGCTGATCTTACTCTGCTGAGCAAGAAAACTATGATACATTTTTTCTTGGACATGGAACTCAGAGGCCTTCCTCTTAACCACCTCATGTAAGCTGATATCAAGAGGATTAACTTGTGCCTGAAATTGGGCCTCTTGGAATTCCTTCGAAGCTAGCTGGTAGCAATACCCCACATCACCAATACACTCCCTGTTGAACCTCTTAAGCCTGTGCTTCAATCTAACAAGTCGAATAAACACAGCTCTAAGACCAGTAGCTTGAACAGGGACCTCCCAGCTACTTAAAACTACGTGCTTGAAATCAGTATGGTTAGCCTAGAAATTATAGTACTTAAACAGCTTAGTTCCCATAGTCACCACTGGAATATTCGACACTATACAAGAGCAGTGATCCGAAACAACCTCCCAACTAAACTTAGCCAAAGTCTGAGGGAAAAAGTCTAACCACTCCTCAGTAATGAAAACATGATCTATTTTTGAAAAAATCCGGGCTGTTCCTTCTTGATTGTTAGTCCAGGTGAAAAAAGACCCTGTAGCTTTGAGACTTTGAACATTAGCCTTCACTTTCCAATCAATAGCATTGGCTAGCTCATTACCAGTAATTGCATTACCCCCTGATCTATCACCACTAGAAAAGGGAGCATTGAAGTCTCCCAACACAATCCAAGCCTTAGCTGAAAGCGAGATACGAGTTAGATCCGTCCAAAGGCTTCTTCTCTTCTCTACAGTGTTGTAACCGTAAATAAAAGTAACCTAGAAACATCTCCTGTCGCCTACCAACTGAACATGACAATGAACAAGCTGAGGTGAATCTTCCAACACAGTCAATCTAGCTATCCCCTTTCTCCACAGAATTAATAAACGCCCTTCTATTATCGGACTGGAGTAGAACTCCCAATTAGGAAATCTAGTATCCATAAACTCCCTAACTTTATTCCCTCGTAATTTTGTTTCCAATAAACCACCAATCCCAATCTTTCTACTTCTCACTATTTCTTGAACTAACTTCTGTTTATTGACATTATTCAGACCCCTTATATTCCAACTCAGAAAAGAACACTTATCCATTAGCTAAAAATCCTCCAGAAGATTCAACCATCCTACCTTGCTCCTGATCTTGAAGCACACCATATTGATTGTTCCTGTGATGTTGTTCCGTAGCCTGTTTAGAAAAACCAGTAGCACCCATCCTTGCTTGCTTAGGGACACAATACGCTTAGGGGTGTGCCAGATATCATCCATTACCCTTTCCTTAGATTGATCCACGTTAGCCTCCTCTTGACTAGAAACCTCATTAGGACTAATAACTGAGATATCCACTCCTTCCCTATTATCCACTTCCTGAACTGGTTCCTCTGCATTCTTAATCTCAGATGTGGTTCCCTGTTCTATAGTAGATTCTGCCTTAGACCTCACTCCTTTTTCCACCCACATAGGCTTAACACTCTTGCGGCAATCTGCCATGGAATGTCCAAAACCAGAACAAGTCTTGCACTTGGTAGGCAACCATTCATACTCTATCCCCTGCTCAATAATCTAACCATATTCATTGACGAACTGTAAACTTCGGGGAGGGTCATCTGTTATTTCCATCTCCACTAAGACCCTCGCAAACTGAACCCAAGATCGTTCCCTTGTGAATTTATCAACTAACAATGGTTTGCCAATCATGCTCACCAACGCGCTAAGACACTTGCTTCCCCAATACTGCAATCCGAGGTCATGAAGACGGACCCAAAGTGGCACTGACCGAATCAGTCTAATAGTACTCAAATCCGTTGTCCAAGGTCTAATAATGACAGGTTTCTTGTCAAATTGCAAGATTCCATTCTCTAAGACATGATCTCTAGTCGCTTCATCATTAAATTTCACCAAAGTTAACCCCATAGTCATTCTAGAAATTTGGGCAATCCCTAGATGGCCCCAAACTCTCTTTATGAAGCCCTCAAATACTGCCATTGGAGGATTCGCTCCCATCACCATGCAAATGACAGCAGCAAACTAGTTAGCAGACTGAATCTTAACCTCTTCTATGTCAACTTGTGCCAACTTCTGTCCATTCCTAAAAATAGGTTCAGTGAATTCCAATTTCGGTTCAGAGAAGGAGAGCTTACTAGACCTGAATTGTTGCCAATGATGTTGAGATTCAGACTGAAAATCATCGTCTCCGCCTTTATCATTATCATCTATCCCATTCACATAATACTTAGATCTAACATCTGGTTCAGAATCAACATCCTCCAACCCGATTTCCTGATCTCTCTGATCCCTCTGACGCAAATCGTTGTCCTGCGAAGTCCCAAACCCTGGAGCTTCAGAAACCTTCAACCTATTGTGCGCTATCTCAGAAACCGCAATAACCTCTGGCTCACAAACCTCCGCCTCGTGGGCCACCTGAGGTAATATCTCGACTGGATCTTCATCATGAATGACTGGCTTACGACTCGTCTTTTTCCTCTTCACCATGGGAGAGAAAAATCCGAACCTTCAGCCTTTTTTTGTCAgcaactcttacagtattttgttaccctaaaatacttgtcttttcaagactgagttctattaaaaaaccttttggttttaaccctcattttggtaacacactagtactcatatctcagatgggacaaaatttgagtactactactattcacttgattgatttgttattacctattgaacctaatactagtttggttacaagtattaagataggttaccatcaactatgaatctctttagggagtctaagtcccaccccttgagatgtagaaatgattccatttgagtcatttcttttctcatgtatgcatacttagacactctcattattttattcaaactttgttgctagccatagtttgattaaaatagttgtctctttaaaatagtgattttgaccatagtcaacaccaccactattttatagtttaatatccaaaataaacatttgaatattaattctagaaacctatttgtttctaaaattctcctttatgttttaaattgattcattcttgaatcaaaatattacaaaacaatgactttagacaccaaacatgtctagatttgttcattctatacacatatagccaatgtgatttagaatgtggaattccaaatcacctatttgataggatgaccaaattaatcaattattatcaacaaaataaattgattaacttttggagcatcacccccacatttctcacatagtgataataaaatatcactttgaaatagaaatctcttcatttctattaagtcatttatcctccaagataaatctacacctatgattctcaaagttcatcatgagtcctctatgccacatgttaaactctcaagataaaatctcaatgtttatcttgatttatttacttgctaaagcaagaaatacttatttgaaagtaactttcacttggttgctttcttttatatatttcacaaaataaaatgtgaacacaaatataatgtgagaatttctcaaacaaataatcacaaattttcatttttagttgtctaaataatctcaaaataacttaaacaacttttgtgtattttctaagagtctctttgagattcttttgaaaacatcaatttgacatccattgattttctcatcaaagtcaaaatgaagatgtcaatttttaaacactttaaatcaaagaaaataaaccctcattgatttatttaaacactttaatttatgttttagtttaaaattatctcctcataaagattaatttaaacatatcaccatctttaatcaaaatgaataaagttcacttttattcaccattggtgtaaagattcaaaattgcttatccaattttgtaatgtctcctcattgagatattCAATATTTAAGAATTGTTGTCATTAAATAATTCTccaatattttctcttttgaccattctttagactataagtctattgagtcaatatgtcatcccacaatttttgaatccactttgatccatttttcttgcaatggcaagacacaaccattaaaagatgcaacccccttagtttcatcttttcttatctcataaaatgagatgctcatcttttaaatgagaaaattttaaattctcaaataattcttttgttcacaaatcacatactaacaataatataggataaaacttATTAAAATCTCActaatgtttgcatgattatatttcaatataatttcacattgatgtcaacatacatgactaatatcatacACATGAATTACAAAATCCATACACATATGATatgagaacatgaattacaaatatcatacacatatgctttcacatttctattgattcacaaaatcattatatttatacatgtcatataaaactcatatagttgtcattctaatattttcccattaacacaaaataggacaattctatgacatgctagcattttacccaataatctactagattttttacatattaatcacatataacaaaaactcaagatattaaattatattctaatctaaccactatatttgaaaaacaaagaagattagaaaacaatgaaccacatttataaacttttcttcttctcatttctatcactatatgaaaaccattagatcttctaagaaaaccaaagaagaacattaccttatcataccatcttttcaaagttggatcctcatatgatctccatggtttctccttccattgaaaaggaaattaagcttttgattgttagagaatatatgttattgctcaatggaaaagtggaaaaaccgaaatacaactctatgaaaaaaatacaatagacaaggtaattgattaaataaatattgcaactcaattgctcaaaatacaagtaaatagagataaGAGAatgaagagaattataagaactaaaaccctaaaacaaaagataccaatgaatatgtaaatagaaaaagaagtagaggattacaaactcaatacaccaataatacaagaagaacaacataatgaaaagatcaatgaaaaaaaaactctcacacaaccaaagtgtagagtagtggggatcaccaactttaacaaggttcaaaacctttgtccaaaagcttatttccccctattctctaagtactaagagatctctctaggaaatagctctctggaattatcaagcctatatggtgtattttccagccaagtgctttgtgggtggaaaatggtgtgtcttacaaatGAGCATTAGGCtgctatttatagagtttgagatacccctttgaattttaaattccaccaacccccatggctgttaccaatgtttaattggatgtttatgaaattaaaatggagattgaggagttatttgggatgttagaaccgttcaatttggaaaaaactgaaaaaccatataggctTTAGCCTCATCGGTAGCgcccaggacttttcagtggctgcggccactggcttctgtcccccagggtGCAGCCATTGAAAGCTAGTGGCCGTGGCCATATGCccttttcagcacaaaaaagtcatttttccaaaacgtcccaaatccttttgcatatgattttgtaacctccaaacacctattgggagttaaaaacatgagTCCAaaagccatatttcatcatggctttgtgaaatccaatctcaaatgtgtaacatataatacaCACATTactgggtaatatttgggagttacaaatttgtaactccaaaatatgtcacatttgggcacacacatgtgtctaattttgtgactctcaataatatgttacaaggtgtgacaaatcacattttgtctcattatttaatctaacattatattatatgaaataatataacaggaaGTACAAAGTTGAACTGGAAAGGTGGCGGCTCTAAAATGCTTTGTTTCgaaatccactaacaagtgtcttCCATTTTAtgacttgctcagaggaaacaagatgTTCGAGTGGATCGAAGAATGCAAACAGGCATATCATGATTAGAAAGCTCACCTGGCTGAACCTCCCGTACTATCAAAACAGGCATCTGGAGAATGTTTGTTTCTGTATTTGGCTGTGATGAAAAATGCAGTCAGCTCTGTGTTAGTTCAAGAGGAAAATCGGGCGCTGAAAttagtgtattatgtaagtaaaagacttctcagagCCGACTCCTGATATCCTTTAATAGAAAAGCTCAAGTTCTGTCTTATGTTGGCTGCAAGGAAGCTCACACCATATTTTCAGTCTCACACTATCCAAGTAtaaaccgatcaacctttaaggaaggttttgcaaaaacctgaaatgtcaGGACGTCTACTAAAGttggccatcgaactcagccagttcgagatattatatatgccacacaacaatcaagagtcatgCCCTTGCTGACTTTGTGGCTGAGTGCATGGGTTTCCAGGACAAGCCGATTAGAGAATCGATGtaggagttgtggaaaatcttcgttgatggatcctctaatgaaaacggattgggagctgggataattttaaTTTCACCTGAAGGATATCGATTCAATACAGCTCTCAGGTGTCGCGACCCCCGTAACTAGAAGAACCTTGGAGGGTTGGCTATCTTAAGGGCGCGCCgcaaccctagggggcaagtcgctgCCTGCCTCCCCCCAGAAGCAAGAGGCTACACCTTTGACTTGAGGAGCGCCACGACCCTTAGTGCCAGGTCACGACCCGCCCAGGTAGCCATAgcctaggttggtttttaggctcggggaggcttgtggatttaaacctaagcactcggggtgaattctactacttggtttagtagaattcgaggtcttggaggcctatatttgtttccaaaaacatttaattggattagaatttgatagttatccattggtgcttgtgactaggtttatcgttaaggctcaggaccgaggatcgtgctcagaaccattctttatccatcgctcgggacttgaggtaagaaaattgcaccaaaGTGGTTGTgtgtgggactgagattccctgtaattgaacgtaTGTGTTCTGTGTATTATATATGTATTGtgtgtgatgtgaaagtacgacctaagggtgctagggctgatgataagcgtagtggacgcagctcggcctaagcgagtcgggatcaGGTAAATAACCAGAGTGCTCGACCTAAGCGATTCGGGATCaactaaataactagagggctcagcctaagggcgccgacacctagATTTTTGTATTATAGATTGAGTTATATGCTTGAATGTATATGTTATTGTTGTATAGCTTAATACTTGCATTCTGCTGCTATTCAGCTAATTGATATGAGTTTTGCTATGTACTTGTCCTTATTCTTGTTCTGAGAAGAAGAGCCCGCGATGTTTT is a window of Humulus lupulus chromosome 4, drHumLupu1.1, whole genome shotgun sequence DNA encoding:
- the LOC133832291 gene encoding uncharacterized protein LOC133832291, with protein sequence MIYFGGVPLEDKKGICQLFTLTEGSFPLHYLGVPLRPTKWKHSNCEIIIQKIRTKLFSWSSKHLSYAGRLLLIQSVLFGLCNFWMNVFILPQSIIKEVDKLCRQFLWGASGTRSKLHFASWQQVCRPKAFGGLGLREGSSWNRALLAKYIWAVTNKQVTLWVKWVQHVYLKGADFWSYGLKVNTSWYWRKLCHLRNKFSKAEVLAAGFFGKFKLSLLYISGLNQKIAEYKKTIWNRSILPKHRFMLWMVLNSYRLTRDNLAKVNMHLSSLLCPVCDDHLESHQHLFFDCCLSLKVLEFIFTWIGFPAWSPLYSTWTVNLHAGFSNSFSLTLNMILAAVVYTIWRNRNRCLHNGFSLTAYCIAKEIITLVKYRLYMVHTRTETPLFKLFLEKLQLYVM